The DNA sequence TGTCAAATTTTCTGCGTTCCATCCAACGCTCCAAATCAAGTTCTGAAAGTCCACTTTGGCTTAATTGTTTTTCCCAATATGAGTGAATAATTCTGCCTTATCCGTATTTTCCAAATGATGAATAGATAAAGCAGAAATAATACTCTCAAATGCTTCATCCGGAAGTTCTTTGGCATAATCTAAAACTTGATAAGATACATTTTCCAATCCTGAAAATCGTTCTTTCGCAACCTCCAACATCTTATCTGCAATATCTACAAGTACGTATTCTGACTCTGGAAAATACTTATACCAAAAAGACGTTAAAAGCCCTGTGCCTGCCCCTAAATCCAATACTCTTTTTGGTGCCTTAATATTAGAGGTTAAAAATTTCGTCGTACTTTCATAGTAATCTTCAAAACATGGTATAAATCTTTTTCGATTAATATCATATTCCTTGGCAATCACATTAAATTGCTCATCTATATCCATATTATACCTTCTTTACCTTACTTCTGATTGATATAATTAATCAAACCTTCTGCCTTGATAATCTTCTGCATAAATTCCGGGAATGCCTGCCCCTGGAAAGAAGTTCCTTTTGTCTTATTGGTAATGATACCGCTATCAAAGTCCACTTCAACTTCATCGCCTGCATCAATTCCCTTGGCAGCTTCCGGGCACTCAATAATTGGAAGTCCGATATTAATCGCATTTCGATAAAAAATTCTAGCAAAAGTCTCTGCAATTACACAACTTACTCCAGCTGCTTTGATTGCGATTGGTGCATGTTCTCTGGATGAACCGCATCCAAAATTTTTATCTGCTACGATTAAGTCACCTGCTTTTACGTTATTTACGAAATCTTTGTCGATATCTTCCATACAATGAGTTGCTAATTCCTTTGGATCAGAGGAATTTAAATATCTTGCCGGAATAATAACATCCGTATCTACATTATCGCCATATTTAAAGACTGTTCCATGTGCTTTCATTTCTTTTCCTCCTTAATCCTGTGGTCCGGAAATCTTACCGGTAATGGCACTTGCTGCGGCTACAGCCGGACTTGCAAGATATACTTCTGATTCTACATGTCCCATACGTCCTACAAAGTTACGATTTGTAGTGGATACACAACGCTCTCCTTCTGCAAGGATTCCCATGTAACCACCCAGACAAGGTCCGCAAGTTGGAGTACTTACAACTGCTCCTGCTTCAATAAAGGTTTTTAAAATTCCTTCTTCCATTGCTTCTAAGTAAATTCTCTGAGTTGCCGGAATTACGATGCAACGCACTCCCTTTGCTACCTTATGTCCGTGAAGCACCTCTGCTGCGATTCTAAGGTCGTCCAATCTACCATTCGTACAGGAACCGATGACTACCTGGTCAATCTTCACATCCCCTACTTCGTCAATTGTCTTTGTATTTTCCGGAAGATGTGGGAATGCAACTGTTGGTCTTAATGTACTTAAGTCTATGGTATATTCCTCGTCATATTCTGCATCCTCATCTGCTTCATATACCTTAAATTCTCTTGTAGAATGCTCTTTCATATATGCAATAGCAACATCATCTACTGGGAAGATTCCATTTTTTCCGCCTGCTTCGATTGCCATATTTGCAATAGTAAAACGATCGTCCATAGAAAGATTTTTAATTCCTTCACCTACAAATTCCATGGACTTATAAAGAGCTCCGTCTACTCCAATCATTCCAATAATATGAAGGATAACATCTTTTCCGCTCACCCACTTAGAAGGCTTTCCTACAATATTAAACTTAATAGCAGAAGGCACCTTGAACCATGCTTTTCCAGTTGCCATACCTGCTGCCATATCTGTACTTCCTACTCCGGTAGAAAATGCTCCCAATGCCCCATAAGTACATGTATGAGAATCTGCACCAATAATTACATCTCCTGCTACAGTAAGACCTTTTTCCGGTAACAGAGCATGCTCGATTCCCATTTCTCCTACATCAAAATAATTCGTAATGTCATGCTTACATGCAAATTCTCTTACACATTTACAATGCTGTGCAGACTTAATGTCCTTATTTGGAACAAAATGATCCATAACCAATGCTATTTTATCCTTATGAAATACCCCATCTTTGCTAAACTTATCCATTTCATGGATAGCCACTGGAGAGGTAATATCATTTCCAAGAACTAAATCCAACTCTGCCTCAATCAACTGTCCTGCTTTTACCTCAGGAAGTCCTGCTGCTGCCGCCAGAATCTTCTGTGTCATTGTCATTCCCATTCTTCTATATCCTCCTATTTTATAATTCTCGTGTTCGCGTATCGTTTCTATCTATGTTTGCTATTTTAGCATAGAACATAGTATAATAGAAATACATATTAAATATAATTATTATGACTTTTAGTTATGGAGGTGCTTATGAATCAGAACTTATCTTCTTACCGGATTTTTTATGCAGTTGCCAATACCGGAAATATATCAAAGGCTGCCAAGGAATTGTACATTAGCCAACCAGCTATCAGCAAATCCATCCAGAAGTTGGAAGACAGTGTAGGTGTACGACTCTTTGACCGAAGTTCCAGAGGGGTTACGTTGACTACAGAAGGAGAACTTCTCTACTCTCATGTAAAATCTGCCTTTGAAACCCTTACCCTTGGGGAAGAAAAACTACGCCGTTCTATTGAACTTGGAGTAGGACATCTTACTATCGGAGTAAGCTCTACTTTATGCAAATATATTTTACTTCCTTATTTAAAAGATTTTATAAAAAAGTACCCACACATCAATATTTCTATTTCCTGTCACTCTACCAATCAAACTCTGGCTCTTTTAGAAGACGGAAAACTGGATGTAGGATTAATCGGAAAACCGGAAAATCCAAGAACAATTGATTTTTATTGTCTGCGGGAAATTGAAGATATTTTTGTAGCTACAGATGATTATTTACATATTTTAAAGCTTCGTGGAGTAGAAGCAGATCAAATTTTACAGAATTCTACTCTCATGCTGTTAGATAAGGAAAATATGACTCGCCAATATATTGATGACTATTTTCAGAATAATCATATTGTAATACAAGATACCATTGAAGTTTCTAATATGGACCTTCTCATTGAAATGTCCAAAATCAGTCTTGGCGTAGGATGTGTGATTCGTGACTTTGTAAAAGAAGAGTTGGAAACCGGTGTACTAAAAGAGATTCCACTAGGGATTCCAATTCATAAACGTGAGATTGGCTTTGCTTATAATCAAAACGTAAGAGTTTCTAAATCTCTGGAACACTTTATTGATTTTTATGAAAGTTATCAGATATAAGCCTTCTCAAGTCTTTGGCTATGTTCTGTAACCACGCTTTTTATAATATCGATGTCTGTCTGCATCTGTTCCATTTTAGTTATTCCATTTTTATATCGCTCATATGTAGATGTGTAACAGGCTTCGATATTCTGTAGGCGTGGCAAAATATTATTTTCATTCTGCAGTTTTAGAAACTGTATGTTTTCTCCCATTGATTGCACTTTTCCTTCTAAGGATTGTACCCTTCCTTCTAAAGATCCTACTTTTCCTTCTAAAGATCCTACTTTTCCTTCTAAAGACTGGATACTTTCTTCTATCGGTTTTAGTTTCTTATCAAACAATGTTGATAAAGCCAAAAGTAATTCATTATCTGTCATTTTATGTTCTCCTTCCTTTTTTGATGGATTTAACTATAACACAAACCTTCAAAACCTGCTATGCACAAATATGTAGAATTTTTCAGATGATTTTTCTGTAAAACTTCTGTATCCCTTCTTTTATCAGTGTTTCAAATGTCAAAAGATACGATAAAACTCCCTCCACAACATCTCTGTCGTGGAGGGAGTCACATTCCAATATATGATTCTGATTAGTTATTGATTAACTTATCTTCTTCGTTGTTCCAGCTATACAATTTACGAACTTCTTTACCAACTTCTTCTGCCGGATGCTCTGCTGCTCTCTTTCTCATAGCCTTGAAGTGAACCTGACGTCCAGCTGGAGACATATCTAATAAGAAGTCTTTTGCAAAAGTACCATCCTGGATATCTGTTAATACTTTCTTCATAGCCTTCTTAGTATCTTCTGTGATAATCTTAGGTCCTGTGATATAATCACCATACTCTGCTGTATTGGAGATAGAATATCTCATTCCTTCAAATCCTGACTGATAAATCAGGTCTACGATTAACTTCATTTCATGGATACATTCAAAGTAAGCATTTCTTGGGTCATATCCAGCTTCTACTAATGTTTCGAAACCAGCCTGCATCAATGCACAAACACCACCGCAAAGAACTGCCTGCTCACCAAATAAGTCTGTTTCTGTCTCTGTTCTGAAAGTTGTTTCCAAAACACCAGCTCTTGCTCCACCAATACCAAGTGCATATGCTAAAGCGATTTCCTGAGCCTTTCCAGTTGCATCCTGCTCTACAGCGATAAGACATGGAACACCTTTGCCTGCCTGATACTCACTTCTTACAGTGTGTCCTGGTCCCTTTGGTGCAATCATGGTAACGTCTACGTCCTTAGGAGGTACGATAGCTCCGAAATGAATATTGAAACCATGTGCAAACATTAACATGTTTCCTGCCTCTAAGTTTGGCTCTATGTCTCTCTTGTACATATCTGCCTGTAATTCATCATTGATAAGAATCATGATAATGTCTGCCTTTTTAGCTGCTTCATCAGCAGTATATACTTCAAATCCCTGTGCTTCTGCCTTTGCCCAGGACTTACTTCCTTTATAAAGACCAATGATGACATGGCATCCGGAATCCTTTAAGTTTAATGCATGTGCATGTCCCTGGCTACCATAACCAATAACTGCGATTGTTTTTCCTTCTAATAATGAAAGGTTACAATCTTCCTGATAAAATATTTTTGCTGCCATTTTTTCTTATCCTCCTAGAATATAATTAAATATCTCATTATGCTTTGCATAATAAATAGTATTTACATATGTTATTATTTATCAATCGAACATCTTTACATCCGATGTTCCTCGGTTCAATCCTGTAATACCGGTTCTTGCCAACTCCAGAATCTCATAATCTCCGAGCAACTCTAAAAATGCATCTAACTTACTCTGCTGTCCAATTAATTCTATCATCATAGAATCATTGGTAACATCAACAATCTTTGCCTTAAAAATCTCTGCTATGGAAATCACCGGCTGACGTTCCGAAGGTTTCACACCTATCTTAATTAAAATCAGCTCCCTACATACAGAATTTCCTTCCTGCAACTTCTTAATATCAATGACATCTTCAAGCTTCGCAAGCTGTTTTTCGATTTGCTCTAAAATCATCTCGTCTCCACTGGAAACAATAGTAATTCTTGTAAATCTTGGATCTGCCGTAACTCCGGCTGTGATACTGTCAATATTATATCCTCTGCGGCTAAAAAGCCCGGATACATGGCTGAGTACATTGGGTGTATTCTCAACCAACATAGATAATGCCTGTCTTCCCATAAGAGAAACCTACCTTTTCTTTACGCTTCACGATTACTAATAAGTTTAGCATATTATGGTACTTTGTCAATAGGATTAGGCTATACTTATTATTTTTATCTGCTATTCCTCTAAGTTATGGTTATATATGCCTGCTATAATCTCCAGTAAAGACAACAGATATATCATTCTTCAAACTCCGCTTCGTGACTCTTGAAAAAATCGTAATAAATACGGACATTTTCCAGTTCTGTCCACTTTTTCACATCTACCACTTCTTCATCCATATCGTATATCTTCGCCCCCTTCATCGATAACAAAAAGGGCGAATGAGTTGCAATTACAAACTGGCAATTAAAAAATCTGGCGGAATCTTCCAGAAACTTCTGTAACTTTAACTGATTCTCTGCAGACAAGCTGTTTTCCGGTTCGTCTAATAAATACATTGCATTTTCCTTGATTTTCTCCGTAAAATACATCAAGGCACTTTCTCCATTAGATTGTTCTCTCACATTGTCTATCAATTGGTTTCTAACGTATTTTGACTGGGTTTTGCTACGTGCCATATTTACCTTTCTCAGCTTTTCGTAATCCTCTATGGACTTCATCTGAAAATGAGAATATTTTGCCTCCAGATACTCTTTGAACATGTCCTCACGCTTCTGGTCAATTCCACTGTTTAGTGTACGAATATTCAGCATATAGTCAAACACATCATCACTGGTAATAATCATACGATTATCCGGCATTTCACTGCCCCACTCAAAAAAACACCGTTCCAGATATTCCTCAAAAAAATTAGAACGGTTATACACGGATTCTCTCTGTGCCCCTATTTTCTGGGCGATGACATTTAAAGCTGTGGTCTTTCCAGAGCCATTTCCACCATATAAAATTGTGATGGGTTCAAAATCAATCCGACGAAATCCCTTTTTAGACAATACCTGAAAAGGATAAAAGCTATCATAACAAGTCCTTTTTTGCGCTAAGAAAAAATCGAATTCCTCATCCGCTGTAGGAAATGTAATATAATCTAAATATACCACGTTATCCCTCCTGTTTTTCTAACTGTCCAAGCAACTTCTCCGCCACTGTCCGACGCCCTTCAAACTGCAAATAAAAATCTTGATTAATATCATAAGGATTCACATAAAACAAATTTAACAAGTACATATTTAATTCCTTTGCCATTGTTTCATCCTGTGCCCGCTTCATCAATCCTACTGCTCTTTTTTTCAACTTATGCCAGTGCAATAAAAATTTTTCATTCTGTTCTATGTTAGGAATTCCTAACCACTTTTTTATCTTTACTTTTGTTTTGTTCGGCTTCGGACAGGCATCTTCCAAAAAAATAT is a window from the Roseburia sp. 499 genome containing:
- a CDS encoding class I SAM-dependent methyltransferase is translated as MDIDEQFNVIAKEYDINRKRFIPCFEDYYESTTKFLTSNIKAPKRVLDLGAGTGLLTSFWYKYFPESEYVLVDIADKMLEVAKERFSGLENVSYQVLDYAKELPDEAFESIISALSIHHLENTDKAELFTHIGKNN
- the leuD gene encoding 3-isopropylmalate dehydratase small subunit, translated to MKAHGTVFKYGDNVDTDVIIPARYLNSSDPKELATHCMEDIDKDFVNNVKAGDLIVADKNFGCGSSREHAPIAIKAAGVSCVIAETFARIFYRNAINIGLPIIECPEAAKGIDAGDEVEVDFDSGIITNKTKGTSFQGQAFPEFMQKIIKAEGLINYINQK
- the leuC gene encoding 3-isopropylmalate dehydratase large subunit, encoding MGMTMTQKILAAAAGLPEVKAGQLIEAELDLVLGNDITSPVAIHEMDKFSKDGVFHKDKIALVMDHFVPNKDIKSAQHCKCVREFACKHDITNYFDVGEMGIEHALLPEKGLTVAGDVIIGADSHTCTYGALGAFSTGVGSTDMAAGMATGKAWFKVPSAIKFNIVGKPSKWVSGKDVILHIIGMIGVDGALYKSMEFVGEGIKNLSMDDRFTIANMAIEAGGKNGIFPVDDVAIAYMKEHSTREFKVYEADEDAEYDEEYTIDLSTLRPTVAFPHLPENTKTIDEVGDVKIDQVVIGSCTNGRLDDLRIAAEVLHGHKVAKGVRCIVIPATQRIYLEAMEEGILKTFIEAGAVVSTPTCGPCLGGYMGILAEGERCVSTTNRNFVGRMGHVESEVYLASPAVAAASAITGKISGPQD
- a CDS encoding LysR family transcriptional regulator; this translates as MNQNLSSYRIFYAVANTGNISKAAKELYISQPAISKSIQKLEDSVGVRLFDRSSRGVTLTTEGELLYSHVKSAFETLTLGEEKLRRSIELGVGHLTIGVSSTLCKYILLPYLKDFIKKYPHINISISCHSTNQTLALLEDGKLDVGLIGKPENPRTIDFYCLREIEDIFVATDDYLHILKLRGVEADQILQNSTLMLLDKENMTRQYIDDYFQNNHIVIQDTIEVSNMDLLIEMSKISLGVGCVIRDFVKEELETGVLKEIPLGIPIHKREIGFAYNQNVRVSKSLEHFIDFYESYQI
- the ilvC gene encoding ketol-acid reductoisomerase, with amino-acid sequence MAAKIFYQEDCNLSLLEGKTIAVIGYGSQGHAHALNLKDSGCHVIIGLYKGSKSWAKAEAQGFEVYTADEAAKKADIIMILINDELQADMYKRDIEPNLEAGNMLMFAHGFNIHFGAIVPPKDVDVTMIAPKGPGHTVRSEYQAGKGVPCLIAVEQDATGKAQEIALAYALGIGGARAGVLETTFRTETETDLFGEQAVLCGGVCALMQAGFETLVEAGYDPRNAYFECIHEMKLIVDLIYQSGFEGMRYSISNTAEYGDYITGPKIITEDTKKAMKKVLTDIQDGTFAKDFLLDMSPAGRQVHFKAMRKRAAEHPAEEVGKEVRKLYSWNNEEDKLINN
- the ilvN gene encoding acetolactate synthase small subunit yields the protein MGRQALSMLVENTPNVLSHVSGLFSRRGYNIDSITAGVTADPRFTRITIVSSGDEMILEQIEKQLAKLEDVIDIKKLQEGNSVCRELILIKIGVKPSERQPVISIAEIFKAKIVDVTNDSMMIELIGQQSKLDAFLELLGDYEILELARTGITGLNRGTSDVKMFD
- a CDS encoding ATP-binding cassette domain-containing protein, whose protein sequence is MVYLDYITFPTADEEFDFFLAQKRTCYDSFYPFQVLSKKGFRRIDFEPITILYGGNGSGKTTALNVIAQKIGAQRESVYNRSNFFEEYLERCFFEWGSEMPDNRMIITSDDVFDYMLNIRTLNSGIDQKREDMFKEYLEAKYSHFQMKSIEDYEKLRKVNMARSKTQSKYVRNQLIDNVREQSNGESALMYFTEKIKENAMYLLDEPENSLSAENQLKLQKFLEDSARFFNCQFVIATHSPFLLSMKGAKIYDMDEEVVDVKKWTELENVRIYYDFFKSHEAEFEE